A genome region from Dermacentor albipictus isolate Rhodes 1998 colony unplaced genomic scaffold, USDA_Dalb.pri_finalv2 scaffold_93, whole genome shotgun sequence includes the following:
- the LOC139053355 gene encoding streptococcal hemagglutinin-like, whose protein sequence is MEANDSSPVNIGASDLVRSRNLEALLKESGRLLRSRQPCSASTVKRVRKPRVTSSGRGRAPPRRILAATSLAEARDNPTAHSQSPVAEEPAPLQTPQSFPTEDTLSIPEAADPSPVVSFYFVSPVTAEPHASEMQATTTDTRPSLTPEDVPSASSDSDKKREESRESSVSSPASSTSGTSTSPASSLHGFDIPQPSPSADSCELTNTSEESSTSTLASENTSSPLAAEPCAENETHPAASPANERHDGTHARREEQASLPTCNASSPAVEEEKMLHFSSACDRNTSLVDYEASDSSANAGDTPRARPAKHLGGASSASGATAHARDSFPPRAAASPAPRPVAALSATDKAAPHVNTEATALPHSSLSVRTAASSPRGRPPLNDAPPAVNTPASVPEI, encoded by the coding sequence ATGGAAGCCAACGACTCCTCACCCGTCAACATCGGAGCAAGTGACCTTGTTCGTTCTCGGAACCTCGAGGCACTTCTCAAAGAAAGCGGCAGGTTGTTACGATCCCGCCAACCCTGCTCAGCCTCCACGGTCAAGCGAGTGCGAAAACCTCGAGTCACAAGCTCCGGCCGTGGACGCGCACCTCCCAGAAGGATTCTGGCTGCAACTTCACTTGCAGAAGCCCGAGACAATCCCACAGCCCATTCTCAGTCCCCTGTGGCTGAAGAGCCGGCGCCATTGCAAACGCCCCAGAGCTTCCCCACTGAAGATACTCTCAGCATCCCTGAGGCGGCGGACCCATCCCCAGTAGTGAGCTTCTACTTTGTCTCACCAGTCACTGCGGAACCCCACGCTTCAGAAATGCAAGCTACCACCACTGACACACGCCCATCTCTCACTCCCGAGGACGTCCCTTCGGCCTCCTCCGACAGTGACAAGAAACGcgaagaaagccgggaaagcagcGTGTCAAGTCCCGCCTCATCCACGAGCGGTACCAGCACATCGCCGGCTTCATCGCTTCATGGCTTTGACATACCACAACCATCACCCTCTGCTGACAGTTGTGAACTCACAAACACCAGTGAAGAGAGTTCCACTTCAACCCTTGCAAGTGAAAACACCTCATCCCCACTGGCCGCTGAACCTTGCGCCGAGAACGAAACACATCCCGCAGCTAGTCCCGCTAATGAACGTCATGACGGCACGCATGCACGCCGCGAAGAACAAGCATCCTTGCCCACCTGCAACGCGTCAAGCCCTGCagtggaagaagaaaaaatgctGCACTTCAGCTCAGCTTGCGACCGAAACACATCACTTGTGGATTACGAAGCAAGCGACTCATCCGCAAACGCGGGTGACACGCCGCGCGCACGCCCGGCGAAACACCTCGGaggagcgtcgtctgctagcggcgccaccgcgcatgcgcgaGACTCATTTCCACCGCGCGCGGCGGCCTCCCCTGCTCCTCGCCCCGTCGCCGCTTTGTCTGCAACGGACAAGGCCGCGCCCCACGTAAACACGGAAGCGACCGCCCTTCCGCATTCCTCACTCTCTGTGCGTACGGCGGCCTCCTCCCCACGGGGCCGTCCTCCTCTCAACGACGCGCCTCCCGCTGTCAACACTCCCGCCTCCGTGCCGGAAATTTGA